The sequence CTGCTCAGCGCCCTGCTGATCGCACTGGTCTGGGCGGTGCCGCTGGTGGTCCTGGTGCCCGCCGTGCTCGGCCGGCTCCTCCAGGTGAGCGCGCCGGACCGGTTCGACGCGGAGCGCTCACTGCTGGCGTACGCCACGGCGCGTACGCCGGACTGGGTGCTGGTGGTGACGGCGGCGCTGGCCGCGCTGACCTGGCAGCTACGGTTCCTCCCGACCCTGGCGATGCTGCTGCTGTGGCTGGTCGCCCTGCGTACCCGCAACCGGTTCCCGGACCGGCCGCGGCTGCTGGTCACCACCGGCCTGGTGCTGCCGGTGGTCGTCGCGGCGGCCTGCTACGCCTGGCTCGCACCGGCCATCTGGGCGGCCGCCGGCCACGGTGAGTGGGCCACCGCCCTGCTGTTGGTGCTGCCGCCGGCCGGTGCGCTGGTGTTGACCGGGCCGGTGCCGGCGGGGACAGCCCCGGCGCTCACGCGCATTCTCACCTACACGGTCGGCGCGTTGGTGCCGTTGCTGATGGGGGTGGTGTTCCTGCGGGTGCCGCTGCTGCCGGCGGTGGCCGTCGAGGTCGGTAGGCCGGTCACCCGGGAGGTCGTCCTGGGTGAGGCGGTCACCGTGACCGACCGGATGACGATCGTGCTGGACCGCTTCGGTGAGGTCCGGTTCCTGCCCAACGACGAGGTCCGGGGCCAGGTGCTGTGCCCCGATGCCGGACGGATGCCGGCCAGCCGGGTGGACGTGGCCGGCTGGCCGGTGGAGGACACGGCCCTGGACTGGATGATGCCGCGTGGCCCTGCCGCCTCGCCGGATCCGCGCTGCGCCGGCCTGGTGCCGGCCTCGGGCTGAGGCCCGGCTCGATCGCGCGCCCGGGCCGGTCGCGGTCCCCGAGATGAGCGCACCCGGCCGGTCGTCCGCCCCGGATGCGTGGCGCGGTCGGTCCGGCTCAGCCCCGCCCGAACCGACCCTTGAGCCGGCGGCCCAGCTCGCGGGCGATCTCCCGGTCGGCGTCGCGCTCGGCGAGCGCCTGCCGCTTGTCGTACGACCTGCGGCCCCTGGCCAGGGCGAGTTCGACCTTGGCCCAGCCGCCGGAGAAGTACATCGACAGCGGCACCAGGGTGATCCCGCCCGCGCGCGTCTGGGCCAGGATCCGGGCGATCTCCGCCCGGCGCAGCAACAGCTTGCGGGTACGCCGGGGTGTGTGATTGGTCCAGGTGCCGTAGCCGTACTCCGCGATGTGCAGGCCGTACAGCATGATCTCCTCGTCGCGTTCCTGGGCGAAGGCGTCCACCAGCGACACGCGTCGCTCCCGCAGCGACTTGACCTCGGTGCCGGCCAGCACGATGCCCGCCTCGTAGGTCTTGAGGACCGTGTAGTCGTGTCGGGCCTTGCGGTTCGACGCGATCAGCATCCGTCCGGTGTCGCGGGAGGTGCCCATCCGGCGAAGGATATCTCCTGCCGAGCCGGGTGCGGATGGCTCAGTCCGGCCCGCCGGATTCCGCCAGCCGGGCGCGCAGCCGGCCGGCCAGGTCGACCACCGCGGCGTCGAAGCGGGGTCGGACTCGCCCGGCCAATGCCCGATCGTCGGTGGGGGAACGCTGTCGCCGGGCGGGGCCACCACCTGCCGCGGGTCGCGCAGCCGGCGATCGACCGTGCCGGGCGGACCGGGCGTCACCGGTCGCCGGCCCGGCCGGTGCGGCGAGAAGACCCAGCCGCCGATCGGGTCGGTGTCGCGCCACAGGTTGATCCACCGCCAGTTCACCCGCTCGCCGACCTCGTGCAGCACCTGCTCGTCGACGTAGGCCGGGAACAACCGCGCGTAGAGCCGGCGCAACGGTGAGCCGTAGGTCAGCAGCGCGAGCCGACCGCACACCTTGGGTGGCAACTGGAGCACGGTGGCGGCGAGCAGCACCGAACCGTGGCTGTGCCCGCTCAGCAGCACGCCGTGGCCCTGCTCGGTGAGGTAGACGATCCGCCGGGTCAGCTCCGGCACCGCCCGCTCGGCATAGCAGGGCGGCGCGAAG is a genomic window of Micromonospora tarapacensis containing:
- the smpB gene encoding SsrA-binding protein SmpB — translated: MGTSRDTGRMLIASNRKARHDYTVLKTYEAGIVLAGTEVKSLRERRVSLVDAFAQERDEEIMLYGLHIAEYGYGTWTNHTPRRTRKLLLRRAEIARILAQTRAGGITLVPLSMYFSGGWAKVELALARGRRSYDKRQALAERDADREIARELGRRLKGRFGRG